The Candidatus Eisenbacteria bacterium genomic sequence ACAGTGTTTCCAGCAATCAGATGGTGACTCGCTACAGATCAATGTCGTGACGACAGGGATCACCCCAACGACTTAGGATTTATATAGAGCACGATTGCTCCCTCAGGAGGTCAGTCATGGAAATGAAAAAGGCCGAGCCCTCCATGCACGGGGGGATGGAGCTGGAATCGGAGAAGGCCGAGACCTCCGTCCATCGGGGCGAAATTCGGCTTGGCGCCTATGCGGGGCTTGCGGCGCCCGTTCTCTTCATCGCCCTGCACAATCTCCAGATCATGTTGTCGGGCGGAGGCTTCGATCAGATCCGCCAGCCCATCGGCGAGCTGTCGACACTCGACATGGGCTGGATGCAGAACGCCACCATGATGCTCTGCGGGGCTCTTTATATTCTGTTCGCGAGGGGATTGAGTGGGGCGTTACGCCCCAACCTCGGTCCATGGCTCCATAGCCTGGCGGGACTCGGTGTCGTTCTGATGGGGGTCATCCCCTGGCAGCTCGACAGCACCAGCGGCCAGCCCACCGAGCCGATCGGACACACGATCGCCGCATTCATGACC encodes the following:
- a CDS encoding DUF998 domain-containing protein, whose product is MEMKKAEPSMHGGMELESEKAETSVHRGEIRLGAYAGLAAPVLFIALHNLQIMLSGGGFDQIRQPIGELSTLDMGWMQNATMMLCGALYILFARGLSGALRPNLGPWLHSLAGLGVVLMGVIPWQLDSTSGQPTEPIGHTIAAFMTILSAGAGLIAIRGPMSDDHRWKPLDMLAASAGALLLLMFGVYGGTAEAEEGPLRPWAGLFQRAMVTFWFICTFLIAWRMRRIAQDPGDARG